The following proteins come from a genomic window of Polaribacter dokdonensis:
- a CDS encoding SusC/RagA family TonB-linked outer membrane protein: MNLKIKSVLFTLLLCCSFLYAQEEVTVKGTVTSEADGEPIFGANILVLNTKKGTGTDFDGKFQIKVKSGEIIQISYLGFKTVTIPFVNQKQLNISLSEDASTLDEIVIVGYGDQRKKTITSALTKVDGDDLQKQSVARVEDALRGRVAGLRIQTVASEAGGDPKITLRGPGSVTGSSSPLIVVDGIVLGTDPDILATIDNNNIESLSVLKDASSVAIYGSRGANGVILVTLKKGVVGKTSFSYNTFTGYKFSTNNDNFNTTIAQERARLNGLQSEVSAILPTSPNFDRINSDYNNAYAELEAMDFIASLGGGETNWQDAIFTGGFIKNHSFAARGGTDLTTYTASLGVLEDQGIALKDNFNKYNIRVKIDSKSKNKKIKYGANVRVNYNDQERLPSRFTDPLRQLGHLPLYLNEDHLDYVTQFSTDVGVSTDAGKLFENLGVGSYGFSRAFDHVFTTDPNNPRAILRDPVTGLPIASPLTSGGLTLSTTKNVHPLVHFLERSRTKKKLALNASSYIDFKLAKGLNFRQTVSGVFRHNKTTADDFFFGQENRDQESFRFEGRDELNQYAFESTLKYKREIKKHNFNGILGFEYTQRDFYRQQSEAVGYTNDFNNNIAIADGGTTFTDNGTDKLVSYFGRIDYSYDDKYLFQVSARADGSTRFGSDNRFGFFPAASVGWVVSNEKFLENNDFISFLKFRASYGVSGSNQISNNVYESLYRFEESFSTISYNQNTGVKGITLANQSLGWEKLIEFNPGIDVTFAGGLFSLTADYYIRTSEDLLLFAPVSATYGTDNWLQNLGEVENKGVELELTSRLITRENFRWTASGQFSLNRNEVKSLGNNEQIISRIDQDTRPTEFIARVGQPITSFYGWVYDREIPLEWVDNPFNRFNNDFADVYVKDLNGDGIIDGDDRTELGSPYPDFEWGFNSDFAFYDFDLSLQLQGSHGAEVRVADLDQLYYASESAVNEVSNFPDRDLTVHRRFTDDHIQDASFIALRNLTLGYTFPTDVTDKLNINRLRLYLTGENLLFFTAKGYEGFNPEAQGQTSNNANTPLTAGYQRGDGPIVRTISAGINFQF, encoded by the coding sequence TTAAAAATTAAATCAGTCTTATTTACATTGCTTTTATGCTGTTCTTTCTTGTATGCGCAAGAAGAAGTTACAGTTAAAGGTACAGTAACTTCAGAAGCTGATGGCGAACCAATTTTTGGAGCTAACATTTTAGTTCTAAATACAAAAAAGGGTACAGGAACCGATTTTGATGGAAAATTTCAAATTAAAGTAAAATCTGGTGAGATTATTCAAATTTCTTATTTAGGTTTTAAAACTGTTACTATTCCTTTTGTTAATCAAAAGCAGTTAAACATTTCTTTATCAGAAGATGCTAGTACTTTAGATGAAATTGTAATTGTAGGTTATGGAGATCAAAGAAAGAAAACCATAACTAGTGCTTTAACTAAGGTAGATGGAGATGATTTACAAAAACAATCTGTAGCCAGAGTAGAAGACGCTTTAAGAGGTAGAGTCGCTGGTTTAAGAATACAAACTGTTGCTTCAGAAGCAGGTGGAGATCCTAAAATTACTTTAAGGGGTCCAGGTTCTGTTACAGGATCATCATCACCATTAATTGTTGTAGATGGTATTGTATTGGGTACAGATCCAGATATTTTAGCAACAATAGATAATAATAACATTGAGTCTTTAAGTGTTTTAAAAGATGCTTCTTCTGTGGCCATTTATGGTTCACGTGGAGCAAATGGAGTTATTTTAGTAACCTTAAAAAAGGGAGTTGTTGGTAAAACATCATTTTCATACAACACGTTTACAGGATATAAGTTTTCTACAAACAACGATAACTTTAATACTACAATTGCTCAAGAAAGAGCTAGGTTAAATGGTTTACAAAGTGAAGTATCTGCTATTTTGCCTACAAGTCCAAATTTTGATAGAATTAATAGTGATTATAACAATGCATATGCAGAGTTAGAAGCTATGGATTTTATTGCTTCTTTAGGTGGAGGTGAAACAAATTGGCAAGATGCAATTTTTACAGGTGGTTTTATTAAAAACCATTCTTTTGCTGCTAGAGGAGGTACAGATTTAACAACATATACCGCTTCTTTGGGAGTGTTAGAAGATCAAGGTATTGCTTTAAAAGATAACTTTAATAAGTACAATATTAGAGTTAAAATTGATAGCAAATCAAAAAACAAAAAAATTAAATACGGAGCTAATGTTCGTGTAAACTATAATGATCAAGAAAGATTACCTTCTAGATTTACAGATCCATTAAGACAATTAGGACATCTGCCTTTATACTTAAATGAAGATCATTTAGATTACGTAACACAGTTTTCTACAGATGTTGGTGTATCTACAGACGCTGGTAAATTATTCGAAAATTTAGGAGTAGGAAGTTATGGTTTCTCTAGAGCTTTTGATCACGTTTTTACAACAGACCCTAACAATCCAAGAGCTATTTTAAGAGATCCTGTTACAGGTTTGCCAATTGCAAGTCCATTAACTTCAGGTGGTTTAACATTATCTACCACTAAAAATGTACATCCATTAGTTCACTTTTTAGAAAGATCTAGAACTAAAAAGAAATTAGCATTAAACGCTTCTTCTTATATCGATTTTAAATTAGCTAAAGGTTTAAACTTTAGACAAACTGTTTCTGGTGTATTCAGACACAATAAAACAACTGCAGACGACTTTTTCTTTGGTCAAGAAAACAGAGATCAGGAATCTTTTAGATTTGAAGGTAGAGATGAATTAAATCAATATGCATTTGAATCTACTTTAAAGTATAAGAGAGAAATTAAGAAACATAACTTTAATGGTATCCTTGGTTTTGAATATACTCAAAGAGATTTCTACAGACAACAATCTGAAGCTGTAGGTTATACTAATGATTTTAATAACAATATTGCCATTGCAGATGGTGGAACTACATTTACAGACAATGGTACAGACAAATTAGTGTCTTACTTTGGTAGAATTGACTATAGTTATGATGATAAGTACTTATTCCAAGTTTCAGCACGTGCAGATGGAAGTACAAGATTTGGATCTGATAACAGATTCGGATTTTTCCCAGCAGCTTCTGTTGGTTGGGTAGTATCTAATGAAAAGTTCTTAGAAAATAACGACTTTATTTCTTTCTTAAAGTTTAGAGCAAGTTATGGTGTATCTGGATCTAACCAAATATCAAATAATGTATATGAATCTTTATATAGATTCGAAGAGTCTTTTAGTACAATTAGTTACAACCAAAATACAGGTGTTAAGGGGATAACTTTAGCAAACCAATCTTTAGGATGGGAAAAACTAATAGAATTTAACCCGGGTATAGATGTAACATTTGCAGGTGGTTTATTTAGCTTAACTGCAGATTATTATATTAGAACAAGTGAAGACTTGTTATTATTTGCGCCAGTTTCTGCAACTTATGGTACAGACAATTGGTTACAAAATTTAGGTGAAGTAGAAAATAAAGGGGTAGAATTAGAATTAACTTCTAGACTTATCACTAGAGAAAACTTTAGATGGACAGCCTCTGGACAATTTTCTTTAAACAGAAATGAAGTAAAGAGTTTAGGTAATAATGAACAAATTATTTCTAGAATCGATCAAGATACTAGACCTACAGAATTTATAGCTAGAGTTGGACAACCAATTACATCTTTCTATGGTTGGGTTTACGATAGAGAAATTCCTTTAGAGTGGGTAGATAATCCTTTTAACAGATTCAATAATGATTTTGCAGATGTTTATGTAAAAGATTTAAATGGAGATGGTATTATTGATGGTGATGATAGAACAGAATTAGGAAGTCCTTATCCAGATTTCGAATGGGGTTTCAATTCAGATTTCGCTTTCTATGATTTTGATCTTTCTTTACAATTACAAGGTTCTCATGGAGCAGAGGTTAGAGTAGCAGATTTAGATCAATTATACTATGCAAGTGAGTCTGCAGTAAACGAAGTTTCTAACTTTCCAGATAGAGATTTAACAGTACACAGAAGATTTACAGATGATCATATTCAAGATGCTTCTTTTATAGCATTAAGAAATTTAACATTAGGATATACTTTTCCTACAGACGTTACTGATAAGCTGAATATTAACAGATTAAGATTATATTTAACTGGTGAAAACTTATTGTTCTTTACTGCTAAAGGTTATGAAGGTTTTAATCCAGAAGCACAAGGTCAAACATCAAATAATGCAAATACACCTTTAACTGCAGGTTATCAAAGAGGAGATGGTCCTATAGTAAGAACAATATCAGCAGGTATTAACTTTCAATTTTAA
- a CDS encoding RagB/SusD family nutrient uptake outer membrane protein: MKNIYKNIVVGFSFLALLTSCETELDLSNPTALSLEELLQTDDGFIALSNGVLDAYQKVPANEFYLTELRSDNVRANSENGNFPLISSYNVDPNNGDVATYYSNNMHAIKHANTIIDNRFLAPESQQYTVGEAYFMRALCHFNLVRAYQNVPYIDKVLDVTKDEALDYPQLPEAEVYEKIINDFKTSIAYLDGATVNRYRPSKGAAICLAAKAYLSQPSPNYGEAELLLASVVENSASYNYNLLFTERSNARQFEFNADPLDPTNDLLTDDEYNANLVIDYGNIFGNEISDGYTDGVLDGSWSNNPGLEINNEVIFSIAYDLVSSDNYVTSDSGLDDQVETDSESHSFAMTLQGPSNGVNIATLEFLGVIKPEEQPVRFYASIDALSYNPADITNDTFNAKFPTDGEIGDNDWIVLRYADVLLLYAEAILAGGDSTTDTRALDAFNQVRARAGLDEEAILTKQALLDERQVEFVYENQRLYDLIRFNEADNVLGTFSTNNSLNYTSGKKYLPFPQREIDNLPNFYKQNNGY; encoded by the coding sequence ATGAAAAATATATATAAAAATATAGTAGTAGGTTTTTCTTTCTTAGCTTTATTGACAAGTTGTGAAACTGAATTAGATCTTAGCAATCCAACTGCTTTATCTTTAGAAGAATTATTGCAGACAGATGATGGTTTTATTGCACTTTCTAATGGTGTGTTAGATGCCTATCAAAAAGTACCAGCAAATGAATTTTATTTAACTGAGTTAAGGTCAGATAATGTAAGAGCAAATTCAGAAAATGGAAACTTTCCATTAATCAGTTCTTATAACGTAGATCCTAATAATGGAGATGTTGCAACATATTATTCAAACAATATGCATGCAATTAAACATGCAAATACAATTATAGATAATAGGTTTTTAGCTCCAGAAAGTCAACAATATACTGTTGGTGAAGCTTATTTTATGCGTGCTTTATGTCACTTTAACTTAGTAAGAGCATACCAAAATGTGCCTTATATAGATAAAGTTTTAGATGTAACAAAAGATGAGGCATTAGATTATCCTCAGTTGCCAGAAGCAGAAGTTTATGAAAAAATCATAAATGATTTTAAAACTTCTATTGCCTATTTAGATGGAGCAACAGTAAACAGATATCGTCCATCAAAAGGTGCTGCTATTTGTTTAGCTGCAAAAGCGTATTTAAGTCAGCCAAGTCCTAATTATGGAGAAGCTGAATTATTATTAGCATCAGTTGTAGAAAACAGTGCTTCTTATAATTACAACTTATTATTTACAGAAAGAAGTAATGCAAGACAGTTTGAGTTTAATGCAGATCCACTAGATCCTACAAACGATTTGTTAACAGATGATGAGTACAATGCGAATTTAGTTATTGATTATGGAAACATTTTTGGTAACGAAATTTCGGATGGTTATACAGATGGTGTTTTAGACGGTTCATGGTCTAACAATCCAGGTTTAGAGATTAACAATGAAGTTATTTTCTCTATTGCTTACGATTTAGTAAGTAGTGATAATTATGTAACTAGTGATAGTGGTTTAGACGATCAAGTAGAAACAGATTCTGAATCTCATAGTTTTGCAATGACTTTACAAGGGCCTTCAAATGGTGTTAACATAGCAACTTTAGAATTTTTAGGAGTTATTAAGCCAGAAGAGCAGCCAGTAAGATTTTATGCAAGTATAGATGCATTATCATACAATCCTGCAGATATTACAAACGATACTTTTAATGCTAAATTCCCAACAGATGGTGAAATTGGTGATAATGATTGGATTGTTTTAAGATATGCAGATGTACTTTTATTATATGCAGAAGCAATTTTAGCTGGTGGAGATTCTACTACAGATACAAGAGCTTTAGACGCATTTAACCAAGTTAGAGCAAGAGCAGGTTTAGATGAAGAAGCTATTTTAACGAAACAAGCTTTATTGGATGAAAGACAAGTAGAATTTGTTTACGAAAACCAACGTTTGTACGATTTAATTAGATTTAATGAAGCAGACAACGTTTTAGGAACTTTCTCTACAAACAATAGTCTTAACTACACAAGTGGAAAAAAATATTTACCATTTCCACAAAGGGAAATAGACAATTTACCTAATTTTTACAAACAAAATAATGGATACTAA
- a CDS encoding PKD domain-containing protein has product MINRNHKTIKTSTLMLFFMFLGIVSCYDSGYEEFTPPTGNVNNIQPSTLFTTSPKAGDNLSVVFRSYSTDAVSYAWDFGDGGSSSEANPDYTYTEGGLYNVKLTTTSSDGLQAVDSAFVDPISVDFTFTSVDSQVTFANTTSGAQSLTWDFGDGDTVEWNVDDTQNDPDFSPVHTYATAETFDVTLTATTFLGKQVSVTKKVEGLVLAAIPDFTFTTSSLTATFTDASLLAVSHSWDFGDGTTSTEQNPSHTYAQLGTYDVTLTITNSAGVPRTITKPVPVGGVKATFKAIVLNGTANDWTASTGDNADAWDMTPNSTIKDNSGATVDSPYRAIWYNTDLNDYIDATYCTSEQPGSTSDGNKFGPNAGGGRGVKLSNSCRRLYQVVEVEPGVEYTFTIDTRSESAGVNTEVFILNNEITTEVNIADNADGYFNITNDFNSSKSSSSNDTFTTTSFVFKATSNKAVIYVRALNAVDSSNEVFIDNIDIITPGF; this is encoded by the coding sequence ATGATAAATAGAAATCACAAAACAATTAAGACTAGCACATTAATGCTTTTCTTTATGTTTTTAGGTATTGTCTCATGTTATGATAGTGGTTACGAAGAATTTACACCTCCTACAGGAAATGTAAATAACATTCAGCCAAGTACATTATTTACAACAAGTCCAAAAGCAGGTGATAATTTGTCTGTGGTATTTAGAAGTTACTCAACAGATGCAGTTTCTTATGCCTGGGATTTTGGTGATGGTGGTAGTTCTTCAGAGGCAAACCCAGATTACACATATACTGAAGGTGGTTTGTATAATGTGAAATTAACAACTACAAGTTCAGATGGTTTACAAGCCGTAGATTCTGCTTTTGTAGATCCAATTTCTGTAGATTTTACTTTTACATCAGTAGATTCTCAAGTAACATTTGCAAATACAACATCAGGTGCTCAAAGTTTGACTTGGGATTTTGGAGATGGAGATACTGTGGAATGGAATGTTGATGACACTCAAAACGATCCAGATTTTAGTCCTGTTCATACCTATGCAACTGCAGAAACTTTTGATGTTACTTTAACAGCAACAACCTTTTTAGGAAAACAAGTTTCCGTAACTAAAAAAGTAGAAGGTTTAGTATTGGCTGCAATTCCAGATTTTACATTTACAACAAGCTCTTTAACAGCAACCTTTACAGATGCTTCATTATTGGCAGTTTCTCATAGTTGGGATTTTGGAGATGGAACAACATCAACAGAACAGAATCCATCTCATACTTATGCACAATTAGGTACTTACGATGTAACTTTAACAATTACAAATAGTGCAGGTGTGCCAAGAACAATTACAAAACCAGTTCCTGTTGGTGGTGTAAAAGCAACTTTTAAGGCGATTGTTTTAAATGGTACTGCTAATGATTGGACAGCCTCTACAGGAGATAATGCAGATGCTTGGGATATGACACCAAACTCTACAATAAAAGACAACTCAGGTGCAACAGTAGATAGTCCTTATAGAGCAATTTGGTATAATACAGACCTTAATGATTATATAGATGCAACTTATTGTACAAGTGAGCAGCCAGGTTCTACAAGTGATGGTAACAAATTCGGACCAAATGCAGGTGGAGGAAGAGGAGTTAAATTAAGTAATAGCTGTAGAAGATTATATCAAGTAGTAGAAGTAGAACCAGGTGTAGAATATACATTTACTATTGATACAAGATCAGAATCAGCAGGCGTAAATACAGAAGTATTTATCTTAAATAATGAAATTACAACCGAAGTAAATATTGCAGATAATGCAGATGGTTACTTCAATATTACTAATGATTTTAACTCTAGTAAGAGTTCATCAAGCAATGATACATTTACAACAACAAGTTTTGTATTTAAAGCAACATCTAACAAAGCAGTTATTTATGTTAGAGCTTTAAATGCAGTAGATAGTAGTAATGAAGTATTTATTGATAATATTGATATTATTACCCCAGGTTTTTAA
- a CDS encoding FadR/GntR family transcriptional regulator — protein sequence MKLETLAKLDQNQIQKKIISQIRDLINFKNLEPGDKLPSERMLTEKFGVSRSNIREAIEKLEFYGLLKSIPQSGTFVANIGVIAMNGMIEDILRLEDPDFKSLVETRILLELKTVRLAATRRTEEDLENIEEALYAYKEKATNGENAVQEDLLFHLAIAKASGNSTMNTFMLIIIPEIITNFQKYHVCDAGLTKRGIDDHQAIFDAIKNQEPQLAKQKMKEHFKELYQYCYSS from the coding sequence ATGAAGTTAGAAACTCTAGCAAAACTAGATCAGAACCAAATTCAAAAAAAAATTATTTCACAAATTCGTGATTTAATCAATTTTAAGAATTTAGAGCCAGGAGATAAATTACCTTCTGAGCGAATGCTAACCGAAAAATTCGGAGTTTCTAGAAGTAATATTAGAGAGGCCATAGAAAAGTTAGAGTTTTATGGGTTATTGAAATCTATTCCACAAAGTGGAACATTCGTTGCAAATATTGGGGTTATAGCTATGAATGGAATGATTGAAGATATTTTAAGATTAGAAGATCCTGATTTTAAATCTTTAGTTGAAACAAGAATTTTATTAGAATTAAAAACAGTAAGGTTAGCAGCTACTAGAAGAACAGAGGAAGATTTAGAGAATATTGAAGAGGCTTTATACGCATATAAAGAAAAAGCCACGAATGGTGAAAACGCTGTACAAGAAGATTTGTTATTTCATTTAGCAATTGCTAAAGCTAGTGGAAATAGTACTATGAATACATTCATGTTAATTATCATTCCAGAAATCATTACAAACTTTCAAAAATATCATGTTTGTGATGCTGGTTTAACCAAAAGAGGAATAGATGATCATCAAGCAATTTTTGATGCCATAAAGAATCAAGAGCCACAATTGGCAAAACAAAAAATGAAAGAGCACTTTAAAGAGCTTTATCAATACTGTTATAGCAGTTAA
- a CDS encoding MFS transporter: MKVKGLRWWVVGLVALAAVVNYIDRQAFGALWPDIAKDLFPEMDEDGHKAIYGTISTVFILSYAGGQALFGKIFDWIGTRLGFALSIGVWSVATMLHAIAQGVLSFSIFRSLLGIAEAGNWPGAAKANAEWFPTKERALAQGIFNSGAAIGGIVAYPIIGLLSVYFAWKAIFIVVGILGLLWLIPWLFIVKSGPKTHPWLSEDEKSYILLGQRNQDIDDDGNYDEGYNPSTGKLLKHKESWGVIIASAAIDPIWWLFIVWIPIYLSEVFGLNVKEIAFSAWLPYVGAMIGAWAGGLLAQNRLNVGWSVDKTRKYIITLGCLIMIPCFFLLKAPGSATNAVIIMAVLLFGFQVAIGNIQTIPSDIFSGKIVGTLSGFAGMAAKLGAAGLTILVTFITTGGNYTPAFLIGGALAIIALLAIWILCPKIEPIREAN, from the coding sequence ATGAAGGTAAAAGGATTACGTTGGTGGGTTGTAGGGCTTGTAGCTTTAGCTGCTGTAGTAAATTATATAGACAGACAAGCATTTGGAGCTTTATGGCCAGATATTGCTAAAGACCTATTTCCAGAAATGGATGAAGATGGTCATAAAGCAATTTATGGTACAATATCTACTGTATTTATATTATCATATGCAGGTGGTCAAGCCTTATTTGGTAAAATATTTGATTGGATAGGTACTAGATTAGGTTTTGCCTTATCTATTGGTGTTTGGTCTGTAGCAACTATGTTACATGCAATTGCGCAAGGTGTTTTAAGTTTCTCCATATTTAGATCTCTTTTAGGTATTGCAGAAGCAGGTAACTGGCCAGGTGCAGCAAAAGCAAATGCAGAATGGTTTCCTACTAAAGAGCGTGCTTTAGCACAAGGAATTTTTAATTCTGGTGCTGCAATTGGTGGTATTGTAGCTTATCCAATTATTGGTTTATTATCGGTATATTTTGCATGGAAAGCTATTTTTATTGTAGTTGGTATCTTAGGATTACTTTGGTTAATTCCATGGTTATTTATTGTTAAATCAGGGCCAAAAACACACCCTTGGTTATCTGAAGATGAAAAAAGTTACATTTTATTAGGTCAAAGAAATCAAGATATTGATGATGATGGTAATTATGATGAAGGTTATAATCCTAGTACAGGTAAATTATTAAAGCATAAAGAAAGTTGGGGAGTAATAATAGCTTCAGCAGCAATCGACCCTATTTGGTGGTTATTTATAGTTTGGATTCCAATATACTTATCAGAAGTATTTGGTCTTAATGTAAAAGAAATTGCATTTTCTGCATGGTTACCTTATGTAGGTGCTATGATAGGAGCTTGGGCTGGTGGTTTATTAGCTCAGAACAGATTAAATGTAGGTTGGTCTGTAGATAAGACAAGAAAATATATAATTACACTTGGTTGTTTAATTATGATTCCATGCTTCTTTTTATTAAAAGCACCAGGATCAGCAACAAATGCAGTTATTATAATGGCTGTTTTGTTATTTGGTTTTCAAGTAGCAATTGGTAACATTCAAACAATACCTAGTGATATTTTTAGCGGTAAAATTGTGGGTACATTATCTGGTTTTGCAGGTATGGCTGCAAAGTTAGGTGCTGCAGGATTAACAATTTTAGTAACTTTTATTACAACAGGAGGTAATTATACTCCAGCCTTCTTAATTGGTGGAGCATTAGCAATTATAGCTTTATTAGCAATTTGGATTTTATGTCCGAAAATAGAACCAATTAGAGAAGCAAATTAA
- a CDS encoding SDR family NAD(P)-dependent oxidoreductase: MSKAQGQLAIVTGATGGIGFAVAKRLGNEGYTVILNGIDDDAGAERLKELQDAGIEADYYGFDVTDENAVTSNITKIGEKYGKIDVLVNNAGGLGGRSRFEEMTTDFYRFVMALNLDSTFFASRAAIPFLKKSDNPSIINYTSNAGWNAGGPGAGIYGTSKAAVHAITRALAKDLAEYQIRVNAVSPGTIDTDFHKQIKSTKPEVFKSWANNIMLGRLGQPEDVAGVVAFLASKDAAFITAETIQVGGGQALGI, translated from the coding sequence ATGAGTAAAGCGCAAGGACAATTAGCAATAGTAACTGGTGCCACAGGTGGTATAGGTTTTGCAGTTGCAAAAAGATTAGGTAACGAAGGATATACAGTTATTTTAAATGGTATAGATGATGATGCAGGAGCAGAAAGATTAAAAGAATTACAAGATGCTGGTATCGAAGCTGATTACTATGGTTTTGATGTAACTGATGAAAATGCAGTAACTTCTAACATCACTAAAATTGGTGAAAAATATGGTAAGATAGATGTACTAGTAAACAATGCTGGTGGTTTAGGAGGTAGATCTCGTTTTGAAGAGATGACTACAGATTTCTACAGATTTGTAATGGCTTTAAATTTAGATTCAACATTTTTTGCATCTAGAGCAGCAATTCCTTTCTTAAAGAAAAGTGATAATCCTTCAATTATAAATTATACATCAAATGCTGGTTGGAATGCAGGTGGACCAGGTGCAGGTATCTATGGTACATCTAAGGCAGCTGTTCATGCAATTACAAGAGCATTAGCAAAAGATTTGGCTGAATATCAAATTAGAGTAAATGCAGTATCTCCAGGTACTATTGATACTGATTTTCATAAACAAATTAAATCTACGAAGCCAGAAGTTTTTAAATCTTGGGCTAACAACATTATGTTAGGTAGATTAGGTCAACCAGAAGATGTTGCTGGTGTTGTAGCATTTTTAGCAAGTAAAGATGCAGCTTTCATTACTGCAGAAACTATTCAAGTTGGTGGTGGTCAAGCCTTAGGTATTTAA